GAGCTTCACGACACCTATGCTCGCTGGGAGAAGCTTGATTCCCGTATCACAGGCGAGCGCGCGTGAGGGGCTCACTAAGCTTTTGGAGGCGTTGCATATCCTGGAAATATTTGTCATTCCTGCTATAATAGGAGAATCATGATATCAGTAGACGGCGTGTGCATGCGGTTCGGCTCGAAAGTCCTGTTTGAAGGCGTCACGACCACATTTTCCGCAGGGCGGCGCTACGGCCTTACGGGCCCCAACGGTGCCGGCAAGTCGACTTTCATGAAACTGCTTACCGGAGAGATCGATGCGCAGCGGGGCACGGTGTCCAAGCCTCGTAAGCTCGGTGTCCTCAGTCAGGACCAATACGCGTTCGACCAGTTCCGCGTGATCGACACCGTCATCATGGGCAACAAACGCCTGTGGGCAGCCCTTCAGGAGCGCGACGAACTCTACGCGCAGCCGGAGATGACTCACGAGGCCGGCATGCGTCTCGGCGAGCTCGAGGGCATCGTCGGCGACGAAGACGGCTACTCGGCGGATAGTGACGCGGCCGTGCTGCTGCAGGGGCTCGACATTGCCTACGAAAGCCACGACGTGAAGATGTCGGAATTACAGGGCGGGCAGAAGGTGCGCGTGTTGCTGGCGCAGGCCTTGTTCGGCCACCCGGAAGCGCTGTTGCTCGACGAGCCGACGAACCACCTGGATCTGGATTCGATTCATTGGCTGGAGGAACTCCTTGGCCGGTACGACGGCACGCTCATCGTCATCTCGCACGACCGCCATTTCCTGAACAACATCTGCACGCATATCGCCGACATAGACTATCAGACTATCATCACCTATACCGGTGGCTACGACGACATGGTTGTCGCCAAGACGCAGATTCGATCGAAGATCGAGTCGGAGAACGTGCAACGGGGAAAGAAGATCGAGCAGTTGCAGGAATTCATCCGGCGATTCGGGGCGGGCACGCGGGCGAGCCAGGTCACATCGCGGCGCAAGGAGGTCGAACGGCTGCGGCTGACCGATTTGGCCCGTTCGAACATTCAGCGTCCGTACATCAAATTCTCGATGAAACGGCCGTCTGGAAAGGTTGCGCTGGAATTCGAGCAACTGTCGAAGGGCTTCACTAACAGTCCTGTCATTTCCGACTTCAGCGCCATCGTCAATCGTGGTGAAAAGATCGTGCTCGTCGGCCGCAATGGGGCCGGCAAAACCACCATGCTAAAGGCGCTGCTGGCCGATGCGCCCAACTTTCCGGCATCCCCTTCCGATGTAGACAGCGGCAAGGTGAGGTGGGGGCACGAAGCGTCGATCGGCTACTTTCCACAGGACCACACAGGAGAGATCGAGAAGGGGCGTACGGCGGCGGACTGGCTGCACAGCTACGATCCGGATGCGTCACGGCAGGACATTCACGGGCTGCTGGGACAGATGCTGTTCAGCGGCGAAGAAGGCCACAAGCCGACCGAAGCACTGTCCGGCGGCGAGACCGCCAGGCTGCTGTTCTGCCGCATCATGCTGCTGAAACCGAACGTGCTAGTCCTGGACGAGCCCACCAACCATCTCGATCTGGAATCCATCAACGCGCTGAACGTGGCGCTTCAGAAGTTCGAGGGCACCGTGCTGCTGGTCACGCACGACCAGGACCTGCTCGAAGAAGTGGGCACGCGGATGTGGCACTTCGAGCACGGCAAGATTGTGGATTTCAAGGGAAGCTACGAGGAATACTCTTCGTCGCCGGCCTGACGCACTTCTTCGGCGAAATGGCACGCCGACCAGTGTCCGAGAATCGGGGGGGGCGTGGGGCGCGTACATGAATAGTGGCCTTCATTCCTCTCGAAGCATCGCCATCCTGGGCGGCGGAGCGGCGGGCATGTCCTGCGCGCTATGGTTGAAGCATCTGGGTTTCTCGCCTGTTATCATCGAGCCAGGCCCGGCGCTGGGCGGGCAATTGTTAAGGATAAACCGGATAAACCGGTGGATATTGGGCATCCCGGGACAGACGGGGCCTGCGCTCGCTGAGCTGTACGGCAGGCATGTTGTAGATGAAGCCATCGAAGTCCGCCTTGGTGTCCGGCCCGTATCCGTTATGGTGGAAGATTCCAGTTTCAGCCTGGTCGTACGGGAAGGCGAGAATCGCACGGCATCGCTGTCTGTGCGGGCACTTGTCATTGCTACGGGATTGCGGGTAAAATCATCGGAACTCCTGCACCCAATCCCGGGAGCCCTGTCGCTTTATGAATCCGGCCTCTTATCGTTTTTCCCTCTGGACCATCTCGAACCTATGGAAGCCCTTGAGGGAAAACGGGTGGCTGTGATAGGCGGCGGCGACAACGCTCATTTCACCGCCAAGGATCTGGCCTCCAGAACTGCCCTCACCCATTTGATAATCCGCTCGCGGCCCACGGCGCAGCCCATGGTGCGTAAAGACGTGGAAGCGCTTATCCAACAGGGGCGCATCCAGGAACATAGCGGCGCGCTCATCACCGGTTTTCATCAAGGATCCGCCGGCATCGCCATTGCATTGGCCCGAAACGATTGCAAGGCTGAACGCATCGAGGTTGACCGGATTTTCGCCCGCACTGGCTTCGCGCCGAATACGGAATTCCTCGTCGGGCTCGGCCCCTTGGCCGGGCTGGAAAGGAATGGCGAGGGCTATGTGCGGGTCGATGCCTCGAAGCGCGCGTCGCTCCCTTTCGTGTACGCCATAGGCGATGTCGCCAACCCCGACCATCCCTCCGTGGTCACCGCTATTGCCGACGGCGCAGTGGCGGCGATGGCCATCGCTCAAGACGTGGGAGCATAGGCATGGGCGTTGACACGCCGCTGGTCTGGATTGTGGACAGCGCCTACACCGGCGAGTTAAATGCCCGCCTCGGCGTGGCCGAGCGGCTGGGCTACGACTACGAGATAATTCCGTTGCCCAACGGCGACATCGGGGCCTACGCCAGGCTGCTGGATAATCGCTATGGCGATGCCTGCCGGGATGGCAAACCCAGACCTGTGATCCTGTTGAGCGGGACCGGAGAAGACACGATCGGTCCTATCGCGGATATTAAGGCTTTATTCCAAGGGCGGCTGCTGAACGTGTACCTGGCGTCCATCCTTCCGGACGAACTCGATATGCGCCTTCTGGAGTACGATTTGGTCGCCTCCCCCCAGTTGAGCGGCGCCAATATCGTCACCACTGTGGGCGTGGTGCACAAGATGACGGACCGCCTGCTGGACCACGCTTTCCACCGGCACAGGGATATGTTCGCCGACGTTGCCCGGCCCCTGGTGTGCTTACTGCTGGGCGGCAACACCCGCTATTGCTTCGGCTTCAACGAAGGCTATGCTCGCGGTTTGGGCAGGCGGGTCGCGAGCATCGTCGCATCGCTCAAGGGGAGCCTGGTGGTCACCAATAGCCGCCGAACCCCGAAAGAAGCTCTGGCCGCCTTGCTGGACGAGGTCGCGGGCCCGGATCGCAGCTTTTTCGACTGGCAACAAATCGACCCCGATGTTTATCCCGCGCTGCTAGCCCATAGCGATGTGTTTGTCGCTACAGGGGATTCAGTCTCCATGTGCTCCGAAGCAAGTTACACAGGCAAGCCACTGTTGGTTGACATGAGGAACTGTACAACTGAGATCTACCATCGCAATATCATCGGCACGCTCATTGCTTATGGCGCAGCCAAGCCGCTGAGCGACACGTTCGAAACCTGGACGTATACCCCACCCGATCCTACCGGGGCCGTGGTCGCAGCAATCCACGAGAGGTTGGTGGAGAAATAGCCGTTCCTCCGAATTGTGGCTTATGCTGTACCGTAACTACTCAGGTGTTTAGGCTGAAGGCTGAAGGCTGTTAGGCAGCGTCAAAGAATAACATGTACATATTCATGATCCGACAAATGCACAAACCCCCTCTTTCCCCCTTTCGAAAGGGGGATGAAGGGGGTTTGTTGCTTTGGTAGATGTAAATGTTAATTGTTGACGCCCTCTTAGAATCTCGCTGACAAAGACGTCGAGAGTGCTTCGAGGACGTTCCGGGCGTATTGGAGGTGTTTGGTGGTGACACCCACCGATCGCATCTGCTACTCTCTATGTTCAAAGAAGGGCTGTCGACGCGACAGTTCGGTGCGACTCAATTCTACGAAAGGAGAAACAGTAATGGGTGAAAGTGGAAAAAAAGATAAAGGCAAAAGGGAAACGCAGAAAAAGGCCCTGCTTGATCCAAAGGCAAAACGAAAAGTGAAACAAGAAAAGAAGAGCAAGCCTGGCTCTTCCAGGTGATAATGAACTTCTCCCGCAGCAAGCTGCGGGGTATCGTCTTCTGTTCTGGCCCGTCATTCCGTGCTTGACACGCCTGCCCCGTACTGGATACGGCGGAATCCAGCCGGGCTCTCTGGATACCGGCTTCCGCCGGTATGACGAACTCGCGGTAAGCCGCGGGGAATGAACCCCCAGTAGATTCAATCAAGCGAGGAGGCTAC
The DNA window shown above is from Candidatus Methylomirabilis limnetica and carries:
- a CDS encoding ABC-F family ATP-binding cassette domain-containing protein — protein: MISVDGVCMRFGSKVLFEGVTTTFSAGRRYGLTGPNGAGKSTFMKLLTGEIDAQRGTVSKPRKLGVLSQDQYAFDQFRVIDTVIMGNKRLWAALQERDELYAQPEMTHEAGMRLGELEGIVGDEDGYSADSDAAVLLQGLDIAYESHDVKMSELQGGQKVRVLLAQALFGHPEALLLDEPTNHLDLDSIHWLEELLGRYDGTLIVISHDRHFLNNICTHIADIDYQTIITYTGGYDDMVVAKTQIRSKIESENVQRGKKIEQLQEFIRRFGAGTRASQVTSRRKEVERLRLTDLARSNIQRPYIKFSMKRPSGKVALEFEQLSKGFTNSPVISDFSAIVNRGEKIVLVGRNGAGKTTMLKALLADAPNFPASPSDVDSGKVRWGHEASIGYFPQDHTGEIEKGRTAADWLHSYDPDASRQDIHGLLGQMLFSGEEGHKPTEALSGGETARLLFCRIMLLKPNVLVLDEPTNHLDLESINALNVALQKFEGTVLLVTHDQDLLEEVGTRMWHFEHGKIVDFKGSYEEYSSSPA
- a CDS encoding NAD(P)/FAD-dependent oxidoreductase; protein product: MNSGLHSSRSIAILGGGAAGMSCALWLKHLGFSPVIIEPGPALGGQLLRINRINRWILGIPGQTGPALAELYGRHVVDEAIEVRLGVRPVSVMVEDSSFSLVVREGENRTASLSVRALVIATGLRVKSSELLHPIPGALSLYESGLLSFFPLDHLEPMEALEGKRVAVIGGGDNAHFTAKDLASRTALTHLIIRSRPTAQPMVRKDVEALIQQGRIQEHSGALITGFHQGSAGIAIALARNDCKAERIEVDRIFARTGFAPNTEFLVGLGPLAGLERNGEGYVRVDASKRASLPFVYAIGDVANPDHPSVVTAIADGAVAAMAIAQDVGA
- a CDS encoding ELM1/GtrOC1 family putative glycosyltransferase, which codes for MGVDTPLVWIVDSAYTGELNARLGVAERLGYDYEIIPLPNGDIGAYARLLDNRYGDACRDGKPRPVILLSGTGEDTIGPIADIKALFQGRLLNVYLASILPDELDMRLLEYDLVASPQLSGANIVTTVGVVHKMTDRLLDHAFHRHRDMFADVARPLVCLLLGGNTRYCFGFNEGYARGLGRRVASIVASLKGSLVVTNSRRTPKEALAALLDEVAGPDRSFFDWQQIDPDVYPALLAHSDVFVATGDSVSMCSEASYTGKPLLVDMRNCTTEIYHRNIIGTLIAYGAAKPLSDTFETWTYTPPDPTGAVVAAIHERLVEK